The Cytobacillus sp. NJ13 sequence GAAAATGCAAAGCAGGCTTTCCTTGAGTTATCTGTGCCGGTTGTTCCGCTTTCAAAAGGGGTTGGCATCCTGCCGTTAATTGGCAACATTGATACAGAGAGAGCGCGGCTTCTGATGGAAGAAACGTTAAAACAGTCTGCGAACCTTAAGCTGTCGCATTTAATTTTAGACATTTCAGGCGTGATGATTGTTGATACGATGGTAGCAGATCAGCTGTTTAAAGTAATTGAAGCACTTTCGCTGATTGGGGTAAAAACGATCATTACAGGAATCCGTCCGGAAGTGGCGCAGACGATAGTCACGCTGGGCATTAAGCTGAATGGCATTCAGGTAAAAGCCAATGTGTATCAGGCTTTTGAAGAGCTGCATGCGCGAGCATAAGAAATAGCAGAGGAATTCAAATTGAATTCACTCTGCTTTTTTTTTGCTCTGTTAAAGTAGGGTTAACTATATAAAAGTTGGTGATGAACGTGAGAGCAACTGATATTCTTAAAGCCATTCAAAAACTAAATCCAGCAGAAAAACACCGACTACGAGAGTATTTAATTGATACACTTACTGCATCTTCTTCGACAGGAACTGTTCTGCAAGAAATAGCTGAACGCAAAAATAAGAGCGGTTATCATTGTCCTGACTGCGAATCAGAACATATCGTTCGGTATGGCACATACTCAACGATTGTTGATGGCGATGAAGTAGAAAAGCAACGTTATCGATGTAAAGCGTGTAAAAAGACATTTACTGACCTAACAAATACTGCTCTATATCGAACACGCCATCTCAATCAATGGATTAAATTCATCGAATGTATGATAGAGGGATATTCTCTGCGTAAATCTGCTGAATTAGTTGGTAACGTTACTCACGTTACATTGTTTTACTGGAGGCACAAACTCGTATCATCATTAAAACAAATGGAAATATCTAATTTTGAAGGTATCGTTGAAATGGACGAGACCTATTTTCTATACTCAGAAAAAGGACAAAGAAAGATAAAAGACAGAAAACCCCGCAAACGTGGAGGTTCTGCTAAGAAACGGGGCATAAGCAACGAACAAGTTTGTGTCTTAGTCGCAAGAGACCGTGAAAAGATGACTTTTTCGCAGACTTGGGAATGGGTCGATTAACAAAAGAGCAGTTAGACAAGGCTATCGGACATAAACTTTCAATTGAAAATGATTTATGCACCGATTCTTGGCGTGCCTTTAAAACATATGCTGCTGAAAAAGGGATGGATATTTATCAATTCAAGTCTGATGGTAAGGTTCGCACAAAGGGTCTATACCATATCCAGAACGTTAACAATTATCACCGAAGGCTTAAAGGATGGATACAACGTTTTAATGGAGTTGCAACTAAATATCTGAATAATTACCTTGCTTGGTTTCAGGTGTTAGAATCCATTCAACATCAAAGGAATCCTATTACTATGAATGACTTGATGATTAAAGGGAATTTAATACAAAATATGGAAACATATGATACAATTAGGTTATCTAGATTCACGATATAAACGTTACTGCTTGTTCAACTAACGGGCAGTTTAGTTCAACAAGAATACCTAGCCGATGTTTTTTGCTCTGTTTAAGAATAATGGTGATTTTTGATAACTCTTCGAAATCTTACTTTCAGTTACCTGTCAGATGGTAAGAGATATAGGAATAGTATATTACTGGATTAATAAAATTGAAACAGGAAGAAAAATGAGGTGATTTTATTTTAGAAAAACTCAGGAAAATTAATATGAAAACTGCTGTATTTATGGGAATTATTTTTTACTCTTTGACTATCTTAATCCACTTTCTTATTATAAGCAAAAGTATTCCATTCACATGGGTTAATGGTGGAAGGTCTGAATCATTCGCTGAACAGCTACCAATATCTGTTATAAATATCGTTATTTCTATTATTGGAGTAGTTTTTACGTTGATTGTTGGTAGAATTAAACTATATAAATACAAAAGAAGAATAACCGTTATATGTTGGTTTTTTGTTGTACTTTGGTTTTTTGGATTTATACAACAATTGTTTGGAACACCTTTTGAAAAAATGGTTTGTTCGTTAGTATTGCTTATTGGAGTTATCTCGAACTTGCGTATGGCGATTGAAAAAAAATAGATGTAACTATTTAATTAATAAGTTTGTGAACAATTACACTTAAACTAAAGGGGTGCGTTAGTTTAACAAGCAAATATTATAAAAATGGAACTTCCACAAATTGAGAACTTCCATTTTTATAAGTAATATCAACATTAAACTTTAACAGAGCCTTTTTTGAAAAAGATTAGGTATCCTGATCCAAAAATAGAAATAGTAATGTCAACCCTCTTTTCAATTTCCGGATTAAAATCATTCCTATCCTCATAAAACTTCCACTTAAAGGTTAATATAATTTTCCTCTTTACCGTGTATAAAATCTGGTTTTTCCGCATATAAACCGTGTTAATTTTCGCGGCCGTGAATACAATGAATCAAACAGCACTTCAATGCATATTGAGGGGTGATGACATCGTGTTTTCGGTAACGGGTATGCAGGGATTTGAAATGTTTTCGCTTATGCACCTTGTTACACTGATTCTTTTCTTTTTTACCGCCTGGTGGCTGGTGTATTACAGGCAGGTGCTTAGGGCCTATCAGAAAATCATAAAATGGTCGCTGTTTGGTGCGCTGCTGGCTTGTGAAGTGACGCATCACATATGGCTGGTTCTGACAAATCAGTGGGATGTGGCAGATCTGCCTCTCCAGCTATGCTCTTTCAGTACTTTCATTGCTCTTTACTTGTTTTTGAAGCCTAATAAAAAGGCTTTTTGGCTGCTGTATTTTATTGGTGCAATTCCTCCAATTTTAAGCATGGTGACACCTGATATGGTTTACCAATTTCCTCATTACCGCTACATCAAATACTTTCTTCATCATTCAGCCATTCCGCTTGCCGTATTATATTTTATTTTGTTTGAAGGATACAGGGTCCCTAAAAAAGCAGTGCTGACAGGCTTTTTAACACTCAACGTAATTGCGGTGCCAGTCTTCTTTTTGAATATGCTGGTTGGGACAAATTTCTTCTATTTGGCCAGCCCGACAGAAACACAAACCCTGCTGTCGTTTTTCGGGAGAGGTGTCTGGTACTATGTAACGCTTGAAGCTGCTGCGCTGCTTGTCTTTTTTATTACTTATTTACCGATGCATTACATGCAGGCAGCTGAACAAAAAAGGGTCCGTGGAAAATGAAAGCCTTAATCCTGCCGGGATTAGGGCTTTTTTCTTTAAACATATATAATGTAAGTACATATTTATCAAAGCAGGAGGAATTATGCTGGTTGAAGATGAGCTTTACGGAGAATACAAGCTTGAAACAGTATTAGAAGAATTAATCAACAGCAAGCCGGTGCAAAGGCTGAAAGGTGTACACCAGGGCGGAGCGAGCTATCTTGTCAATGAAAAATGGAATGTAACAAGGTACGAACATTCATTAGGCGTAATGCTGTTAATAAGGAAACTGGGCGGTTCTTTGGAAGAGCAAATTGCCGGTTTGCTTCATGATGTTTCTCACACTGCCTTTTCTCATGTGATTGATGGGGTTTTGGAAAATGAAGCAGAAGATTATCATGAACATATTTTTGATCGTGTTCTCCTTGAATCTGAGATTCCGGCCATTTTAAAAAGGCATCATCTTAATTATGAATGTATCCTTTTTGAGGATTCACAATGGACTTTATTAGAACAGCCGGCACCCGAACTTTGTGCAGACCGGCTGGACTACACGTTAAGGGATATGTACCGATATGGTTATATTTCTTTAGCAGAAGCCCATCATTTTCTGGATCATCTGACAGTTGTAGAGGGCCGGATGTACATATCTGATATTGGGGCAGCTGAGTGGTTTGTAAAAACTTATTATAGAGAAGTCATTGATTTCTTCATGGAACCCTTAAATATTTATGCCAATGACACTCTTGCAAAGGTCCTAAAAAGATCTCTCGAAACAGAACTTCTTCATTTGGATGATCTGCTTGGCAAAGATGAAGAGGTATTAGTAAAAATTAGTGAGTCAGGGGATCAGGAAGTGCAGCGTCTGCTTGAGAAAATTGATCATAAGGTCAGGGCAGAAGAAAACAGAGCAGACTATGATATTCACTTCAAAGGGAAAATAAGATTGATTGACCCTTCCGTATTGATTAACAGCAAGCTGATCAGAGCATCAAAACTGTCAGAAGAGGTTAAAAACAGAGGACAAAAAGCATATGAAAAAGCTAAAGAAGGTGTGTATATAAAAATCTTATGAGAAATGAAAGCCTTATCCCTGCTGGCGGACAGGAATAAGGCTTTTTCTTTTTATCGTTTATTCTGTTCCTTTTCTTTTTCATACTGCCGCTGCGGTGTCATTTTGGAAATCGCGTCTTCAACAACTTCCTGTGCTTTCTGCGCTTCACGATCCTGTTTTTGTGCTTCTTCCTGAATGCGGTTTACATCCTGTGGAGTTTTTTCGCTCATATTATTAGCCTCCCTTTTTAATTTATGTTTTTAATGTTTCCTTTTTAGAAGGAAATAAACAATTCCGTATAAGATTGCCATTTTCTAAGAGAGCTCTCAGGCATTCCGGCTAAACAGTGACCTGAGAGTCCTGTTTAATTTTATGTATAGACTTTCACCCATTTTAGCCCATTGAATTTGATTTCCTCCTCCGGCCAATCGTACGGTAAATCGGCATCAGTAATGACAAAATCAATAGCCGAAAAAGGGCTAATATGGAAAAATGCCCTCTGATTCAGTTTTGAGGAATCGGCCGCCACATAAACCTGTTTAGATCTTTTTATCATGATGGAAGAGGCGGCAGCTTCATCAATAGTATAATCGCATATACCATCGCGGTTCATTCCTCCACACGAGATAAAGGCCTTGTCAAAGTAAAAGTGTTCCAGCATCTGATTAGTTAGTGAACCTGAGGTTGAGCGCTGCAGAGGATTCACGGTTCCGCCAATCAGAATGACCGTACCATTGAACAGTTTATTTTCCATTCGCGTATTTAATATTTCTTCAGCAGCCAGGGAATTGGTTACGATTGTTACATTCTCAACATTTTCAATCGAACCGGCAATATGAAGAGTTGTGGAGCCGACATCCAAAACGATTGTTTCTCCATCTGAAATAAAGCTTGCGGCAGCTTCACCAATTTTCTTTTTGATGGGCAGGCTAATGCCAATCCTTTTATTAAACTGCTCCTCCTTCTCTAAGCCAAAATAGCATATCGCTCCTCCATGAATTCTCCGCAGTTTGTTTCTCTTCTCAAGCCGTCTCAAGTCACTCCGGATCGTTTCTGGTGTGACATTTAACTTGCAGGAGAGATCCGCTACACTCACTTTATTTTTTATTTCTAATTCCCTGATAATCCTCCTGTGCCTTTCTGCAACGAACCCTTTTTTCATTATTGGTACCCCCGCTTTCATGTTATGGACATTATAGGGCTGAAGTTTTAAAAATTGAGGTCAAAAATATTAATTTATATAAAAGTTTTAAAACAGAAATGAAAACAAAAGAATACAAAGAGAGGAAAGTCCCGAATTTCATTCTTCCTTCCTATTAATCTCAGATGAATAATTGAAAATCATATTTTTGTTTATCTTTTTGCCTTTGTTTTCTTTACTAAACAATCTATTGATATTAATACTTCTTTAATAGATTTACTCTAGGATTTTAACCGTAGGGGAAAATTTTTTATCAATTCATGGAGGTAAGGCTGATGAAGAAAGAAAATGAAAGCAAAGGGATGGACAGAAGGGCATTTATTAAAGCGGGAGGAGCAGGAACACTAGCTTTAACCATGGCAGCTGCAGGCTTGCCTGGAGACTTATTCGAAAGCAGGGTTCAAGCGGAAGAGATAAATGAAAAGCTGGAAGGGCCGAGGCTTTCCTTCAATTCCAATGGGAAATTTAAAGTTGTACAATTCAATGATACTCAGGATGATGAACGGATCGACAGACGGACCATACAGCTGATGGAAAAGGTGCTGGATTCAGAGAAGCCTGATTTTGTCGTTTTAAATGGTGACAATATAACAGGCGGCTGTGACACAGAATTAGAAATGAAGCAAGCTATGAATAATGTTGTCCAGCCAATGGAGCTAAGGAAGATCCGCTGGGCGGCTACCTTTGGAAACCATGATGAGGATTCAACTCCAAAGAGTGGCATGGATGAGAGTGATATGCTCAAGTTCTATATGAAATACAAGCATAATATGAACACACCTGGACAAAAAGGCATTACGGGAACAGGAAATATGAATCTATTAATCAAAAAATCCAGTGGGAATAAGGCAGCATTTAATCTCTGGCTTTTAGACAGCGGCAGATATGCCCCTCAAACGATCGCCGGCCAGGATTTCAAGGGCTATCCAACATGGGATTGGCTGCGATTTAATCAGGTCAATTGGTATTATGAAAGATCCAAAGCAATAGAAAAGCGCTATGGCTTTAAAGTGCCTTCTCTTGTATTCATCCATATTCCTCTATGGGAGCACCGTTTTATGTGGTGGGGAAGTGTGGACGGCAGAACACAAGCCGGGCATGATTTGGCTGTGGCCAGGCATCAAATCAATGGGGAGCGGAATGAAGATGAGTGCCCCGGCCCGATAAACAGCGGCTTGTTTACAGCCATGCTGGATAGAGGGGATGTGAAAGGTGTATTCTGCGGCCATGACCATATTAATACATATTGCGGCAGCTATTATGGAATTCTGCTCGGGTATGCCGGGAATACCGGTTTTGGCACTTACGGTCTTTCTGGCCCCGACAGAAACAGACTTCGGGGAGCGAGAGTGTTTAATTTAGATGAAAATCATGAAGGTGTTTTGGTCGACACACATATGGTTTTTGCCAAAGATTACGGAATTGATTTAACAGCCAACGACCAGAGCATTGATCCGCTGCCGCTGGAGATAAAATAGGCTAAAGCAGGCCTCCGGTCTTAATAAGGGACTGTGTTAAGAGTAGTCTGGAAAAATTGGAGAAGGAGTTTATAAATCATGAAAGATAATCGGACTGGACAAAAAGATGGAAATATATTTATTAAAGAAATGGATCGCCGTGCATTTTTGCAGAAAACTACCTTAGCTGCCAGTGCAACAATTGGATTATCTCTTGCTAACTCTCTTAATTTAATTACAGCAAGTGCTGCCTCTTCTGCTTCGATCATGAACTCTGCTGGCAAGAATCCGGATTTAGTTTTCCCGGTTATTAGTGATATTCATATCCATAACAGCAGCAATAAAACCCTTGAAAAGTTTATAACAACATTGGAACAATTAAATAAGGCTGTACCGAAGCAGGATGCTTTTTTGGCTGTGGGAGATTTAACTGATTATGGATATGAATCCGAATTCGATAAGTTTATGTCAGCCTATAATGTCCACAAACAGCCAGGCACTGTTTCCATGTTTGCAATAGGGAATCATGACTATTGGAATGGTTTATCAGCAGCAGATGCACAAAAGCGCTTCCTTACAAAAACAGGCATGGAATCTATCTATTATCACAAGGTAATCAAAGGCTACCATTTTATCATTCTGGGAACAGAAGATGGATTAACAGAGGGCACCTTTTCCGTTGAACAAATAAATTGGCTTGGTGAACAGCTGAAGATTGCGCATGAAGATGATTGGAAAAAGCCAATTTTTGTTTTCCATCATCAGCCGATTAAAGGGACGGTCTATGGAAGCGAATGGGGATTTACTCAAAATAGAGACCTATTTTATGACACTTTGAAGGAATATCCGCAAGTCATCTCATTTTCAGGTCATACGCACTATCCTCTTGATGACCCGAGAATCATTCACCAGAAGGATTTTACTACAATTGGAACCTCAACCGGCGCCTATTTGTGGCTGGATGCCGGCAGAATTCAAGGGGAAGTGCCTGAGGGTGCGGATGTCCTGAATCAGGCACTAATTGTGGAAGTGCATAATAATAAGGTGCTGATTAAGCGACGCGATATTCATAATAATGATTGGACAGGAGAGCCATTTGAAATCAGCTATCCGGCAAATAAACGGAAATTTACTTACACAGAAGACAGAGATATGAAAGCGCCTTTTTTTACAAAAGATGCGATGCTTTCCATTAATCAAGAAATGACATCAGCCACTGGCGTGGCCATTATGTTTACGCAAGCGAAGGATGACCTGCTGGTTCATGACTACAAGGTAGTGGCAAGACATGCAAATTCAGAGGAAGTCGTGAAGGAATTTCTAGCTTTCTCGGAATTTTATAAAGATCCTGTGCCAAACCCGTTAACGTTAACAATTGAAGGATTACAGGCAAATACAGCCTATCAAATTGAGGTGCATGCACTGGATGCTTTTGGGAATGTATGTAAGAAGCCTTTGAGAGCTTTAGGGAAGACGAAAACATTGGCTGCAGCAAATACCGTTTTATAAAGACGATTAGCAACAAACTCAGCTGGGGGGATGAACATGCTGCAAAATATAGGTATACCTGGACTAATATTAGTATTAGTTATCGCACTTATCATTTTTGGTCCATCGAAGCTGCCGGAAATTGGCCGGGCATTCGGCTCAACTTTGAGGGAATTTAAAAGCTCAACAAAAGAATTGCTGTCAGAGAACCAGGAAGACAGCAGCAAAACTAAATAACAAAACAGAAATGGGCCTGCTTTTTTGAAGCTGGCCCTATTTCGTGAATGATTTATTTAAAAAATAAGCTGACTTCCTGTTTTTTCTTAAATTCTTCGTTAAATAAGACATTTGTTTCGTCATCTAGTCTAGTAAAAATAGGGATATCGGCCACTTTCGGATGTTTATCGGTCAGTAATAGCATATATCAGTCACTTTCCCGATATATCGGTCAATTTTCCAATATATCGGTCAGTTACTTTAATGCCGGGCTTTTAATAAGGCAGTTCCACTAAGTTGTAAATAACATGATAGGAATTACAAATTCTTAACAGAAATTTACATCCTATTAACCTATCTCGCTTGGCACCAAGTTATTCTAGTAAAAAAGGCTATGAATAGGAGGAATGAAAATGAAAGCAGAGCTGCATTGCCATACGAATGTATCTGATTGCCCGCTATCGATTGATGAGGTATTGAATCTGGCCATTGCCAATGAGGTTTCACACTTGGCCATTACGAACCATGACACGACAAAAGGGCTGCAGGAAGCAATTGATCGTGGAAAGAGGTATGGAGTGGAGGTGATCCCCGGGATTGAAATTTCTGCTTTTGACTTTGATAGGGGACGCCGGGTTCACATTCTGGGCTATTTTATCGAACCGGGGCATAAGGCAATTGAAACGCTGTGCCAGCCGATCATTGAGCGGAGGAATAAGCTTTCGTTTGAAATGGTTCAAAGGCTGATTTCAGCAGGATACAGCATTGCCTGGGAGCGATGTCTGGAGCTTTCTGAGGGTGGAACCGGAGTTTATAAGCAGCATATCATGGCAGCCCTTATAGAGGCAGGATATGCTGATTCCATTTACGGTTCACTATATAAAAAATTATTTAGCCGCGGTCAAAATGGAGAATCGAAAGGAGTGGCTTTTATCCCGATGGAATATGTGGATGCGAGTCTTGCTGTTGAGGCAATTCTTGAAGCAGGCGGTGTGCCCGTACTTGCCCACCCTGGCCAATACGGAAATTTTGAAAAGGTGCCTGAGCTGGTTGAAGCCGGCCTGCAGGGGATAGAAGTGTGGCATCCCCTTCACAGCGGACAGCATGAAGAAATGGCAAGGAAACTGGCCGTTCAATATGGTTTAACCATGACAGGAGGATCCGACTTTCATGGT is a genomic window containing:
- a CDS encoding TIGR02206 family membrane protein, translating into MFSVTGMQGFEMFSLMHLVTLILFFFTAWWLVYYRQVLRAYQKIIKWSLFGALLACEVTHHIWLVLTNQWDVADLPLQLCSFSTFIALYLFLKPNKKAFWLLYFIGAIPPILSMVTPDMVYQFPHYRYIKYFLHHSAIPLAVLYFILFEGYRVPKKAVLTGFLTLNVIAVPVFFLNMLVGTNFFYLASPTETQTLLSFFGRGVWYYVTLEAAALLVFFITYLPMHYMQAAEQKRVRGK
- a CDS encoding HD domain-containing protein, which produces MLVEDELYGEYKLETVLEELINSKPVQRLKGVHQGGASYLVNEKWNVTRYEHSLGVMLLIRKLGGSLEEQIAGLLHDVSHTAFSHVIDGVLENEAEDYHEHIFDRVLLESEIPAILKRHHLNYECILFEDSQWTLLEQPAPELCADRLDYTLRDMYRYGYISLAEAHHFLDHLTVVEGRMYISDIGAAEWFVKTYYREVIDFFMEPLNIYANDTLAKVLKRSLETELLHLDDLLGKDEEVLVKISESGDQEVQRLLEKIDHKVRAEENRADYDIHFKGKIRLIDPSVLINSKLIRASKLSEEVKNRGQKAYEKAKEGVYIKIL
- a CDS encoding DeoR/GlpR family DNA-binding transcription regulator — translated: MKKGFVAERHRRIIRELEIKNKVSVADLSCKLNVTPETIRSDLRRLEKRNKLRRIHGGAICYFGLEKEEQFNKRIGISLPIKKKIGEAAASFISDGETIVLDVGSTTLHIAGSIENVENVTIVTNSLAAEEILNTRMENKLFNGTVILIGGTVNPLQRSTSGSLTNQMLEHFYFDKAFISCGGMNRDGICDYTIDEAAASSIMIKRSKQVYVAADSSKLNQRAFFHISPFSAIDFVITDADLPYDWPEEEIKFNGLKWVKVYT
- a CDS encoding metallophosphoesterase family protein; translation: MKKENESKGMDRRAFIKAGGAGTLALTMAAAGLPGDLFESRVQAEEINEKLEGPRLSFNSNGKFKVVQFNDTQDDERIDRRTIQLMEKVLDSEKPDFVVLNGDNITGGCDTELEMKQAMNNVVQPMELRKIRWAATFGNHDEDSTPKSGMDESDMLKFYMKYKHNMNTPGQKGITGTGNMNLLIKKSSGNKAAFNLWLLDSGRYAPQTIAGQDFKGYPTWDWLRFNQVNWYYERSKAIEKRYGFKVPSLVFIHIPLWEHRFMWWGSVDGRTQAGHDLAVARHQINGERNEDECPGPINSGLFTAMLDRGDVKGVFCGHDHINTYCGSYYGILLGYAGNTGFGTYGLSGPDRNRLRGARVFNLDENHEGVLVDTHMVFAKDYGIDLTANDQSIDPLPLEIK
- a CDS encoding metallophosphoesterase; amino-acid sequence: MKDNRTGQKDGNIFIKEMDRRAFLQKTTLAASATIGLSLANSLNLITASAASSASIMNSAGKNPDLVFPVISDIHIHNSSNKTLEKFITTLEQLNKAVPKQDAFLAVGDLTDYGYESEFDKFMSAYNVHKQPGTVSMFAIGNHDYWNGLSAADAQKRFLTKTGMESIYYHKVIKGYHFIILGTEDGLTEGTFSVEQINWLGEQLKIAHEDDWKKPIFVFHHQPIKGTVYGSEWGFTQNRDLFYDTLKEYPQVISFSGHTHYPLDDPRIIHQKDFTTIGTSTGAYLWLDAGRIQGEVPEGADVLNQALIVEVHNNKVLIKRRDIHNNDWTGEPFEISYPANKRKFTYTEDRDMKAPFFTKDAMLSINQEMTSATGVAIMFTQAKDDLLVHDYKVVARHANSEEVVKEFLAFSEFYKDPVPNPLTLTIEGLQANTAYQIEVHALDAFGNVCKKPLRALGKTKTLAAANTVL
- a CDS encoding twin-arginine translocase TatA/TatE family subunit, whose product is MLQNIGIPGLILVLVIALIIFGPSKLPEIGRAFGSTLREFKSSTKELLSENQEDSSKTK
- a CDS encoding PHP domain-containing protein, coding for MKAELHCHTNVSDCPLSIDEVLNLAIANEVSHLAITNHDTTKGLQEAIDRGKRYGVEVIPGIEISAFDFDRGRRVHILGYFIEPGHKAIETLCQPIIERRNKLSFEMVQRLISAGYSIAWERCLELSEGGTGVYKQHIMAALIEAGYADSIYGSLYKKLFSRGQNGESKGVAFIPMEYVDASLAVEAILEAGGVPVLAHPGQYGNFEKVPELVEAGLQGIEVWHPLHSGQHEEMARKLAVQYGLTMTGGSDFHGAYGEKPVVLGSMSPGVERVHELAARRQRLKSQRV